The sequence GTCATATTGTTTATTTTTCTTGTTGGAAAAAAATAACCCTATTCATAAACATGGTTCATAATTTCCCATCCTTCCCGCTCCTACCCCCACCTCTCCCCCCCCCTTAGCCGCCCTCTATTGGATAGATGGTTCTCTCCTCTTGCTAACCAAAGCCAAAATGATCTACTCTGCTCTTACTGATTCTATGGATATCCTTGATCACCTTAACTCCACCTAGAACCTTTCCTGGGACTCCAAACAATGGCATTCTACCCTCTCGAGATTCTGGTCTTATCCGACTGAACCaaagaagaatttttttgtttGGAGACTCCTTCTTCATAAACCACCACTAAAGGACAACAACGGAGACTCCCTTCTATGTAAACTTTGTCGTATCCCTGAATTTGTATACCACATcttttttggttttcattttgctaGAGAAGTCTAGAATTTATTTGGTATCTCACTTAATAGCAATTGTTTTACTGTTGAAGATATGGCATTTGGTTATATTAGAGGTGGCAAGAAACATGCTAATCTTTTCTGGTCTGCTCTCTTTTTGGAAATtatgtggatcatttggaaatataggaatgatgatgtgtttaatggaaagagtaagaacctcactgagtctcttaggagactcatctgCTACCTTGTTGCTATGCAAGTCACAGTGGTACTAAGACTGGAGGAAGACAAATTTGACAGGTGGCTAAAGAATGGATCTACTCTAGTTTTTATAAGAGAACTATCACATGGTTTCACATGGGACTGCATGGGAAGCAATAAGACTCATTTTGAACAAGCGCTGATGAGGTTCATGCAAGAGTTGGAGGCACGACAGTAGAGGGAAGACTTCATCAAGCTAGAGCTAGAAGGACTACCCTCCCATCCCTACAGAGATCAATTTGCCAAAGGGAATGTGTTGGTTTGGTGCGAAGGGGAGCTAGGTTGGACTGCATGGCTCCCTCCAGTGGGCGACAACAACGACCCTGTTTCCTCCTTTGTGTTTAGTTAGCTATACACCCCGTGATGATTGAACACATCTATCattttgtgtaattttgtaattcagCTCCTATGTAAATGATCGTATATCATGTATTGAGCTCCTGCCTGATATAGCTCCTGCAACTTATGTTTTAACTCTTTAGTTGGTTGCAAGGTTTCCAACCCAAACTCTCAAATTTTATaactgttgtttatatgatgcttaatacaaaaaaaaaacatggtTCATAATTCAATTAATATTTCTATTTTATGAACAGGTATTTGTCAGTGGGTGTAAAAATTCatattgaagcttgtaaagttATCAAATGTTCAGACCCTCGAATCTCACATGCTCCATTTTAGTTCATCTTctagcaaacaataaaggatcccttTGAATAAAAAGAAAAAGCATGTTTGGAAGCATTTCTCAAAAATTAAAGAAGAAACCCAAATTTAGTGAACAAGAAGTCCCCTTGAGCCAAgactaaattatttaaatatttatattttgtaagaATGTTAATTATTTGGTATTCTTTTTTAGAGAAATATTCTaatgattaattatttatgtagGACCTTTTAGTTCATACAATAATTTGTGAataatcataagatgaatacttatTTACTTCAAGAAAGTCTTTTAAATATTGTTTACCTAATATAGGACAAAGAAACTGAGCCTGATCATAAGAGATTCTTTTTGTTGAAGAGAAGCATATTGGTCTAAAATGTAAAAGTCAAACAACTTAGGAACTCTTAATAACTTTTGAAGGTTGAGAGAAGGAAGAAACTACAAAGTAAAGAAATTATCATTGATAAGATTGAAGATAGTTTATGACACCTATTTTCCAAATATCCCTCAATTTAACAAGAAAGTTGTTTACcacatgttttttattaaaaagcaGCATTAACTAGGCCGTCAACCCTTtaacatagtcagagactatcCATAAATTTTTTAATAGCAACCAACAAGGGCATACCCCAAGTACCAAAAACAAGGGAGAAAGTCCCAAACAAACAAGGTCAGACAAGAGAAAGAAAAAATTGCCTAACCATCAACAACCCAGACCCCACTCAAGGAGGGGTAGCACCCAagccttgacaaggaggggtttggGGGGCAGGGGcagggaggacttccccttccgcctGCGACAAACAACTACCCAAGAGATACCGGTATTAGGATCACTAAGGGAACGATCAAGCGGCAAGGGTCCCTCTTGGACACCATCAGTAGATCCAACAGAGTGCTACAACGGGACAACAGTCGATTGTTGTAGAACATCAGGGGGCTATTGCAGAACAACAACAGGCTGCTGCACAGGAGCAATGATAGGCATAGATCTAGTAGGTGAAGAGAAGAGATGCAAATCAGAGGCGATAGAAGTTGATTCCACCAAGGCATGATGAGCCATACCAATGGAATCAACAGAGGAGCCATCTGAATCATAATCAACAACATGGATGGTCAAATTATCAATAGTAGCATCCTTTCACCAAGTAGAAGCACCCTTGTGGCGTGAAATAAAGCAGTCTGAAAAATATGACTCTTAGAGAAGCATTTTTTACAGTGAAAAGGGACCCCCTCAATATCCAATGGTTGAGTCTAAGGCCAATCcctaaccataagaaccacatctcccAAAAGAGGCAAGGAAATGTCAATATCAACTAAGATGTGAGCAAAGGTGGTGTGGTCCATTGAAGACGTAGCATCATCGACCTTTAAAAAACATCCAATAGAGTTGTCGATAGCCTCATAGAAAGAAtactcccaaaaatgaagagggagatttggAAGGCAAACCCAATCTGGACACACATTAACCAGTTCAGCAAGAGGGTTAAAAGAGGTTGTCCAAGGCTTAACAGAGAGTgagtgcactccccaagcccacTTGTTGATAAAAATGATGCATATAATTATTATTGACTATTTGATTCttcaaaaatataatatatttaactaGGGTGATCTATCACTGTCGAACTTAATCAATCAACCATAAATAACAATTTTGTCTTTTACATCCTCTCCTTGACTCTCCATTGAATTTTAATTAGCCAAATCTTCTTACCCACATCTAATGGTTAAGCTTCGCCCCAATACTGGTATAAAAATATGGatataattgaaattttgaaaaaattgcATCACATAAAATGTGTTTGTATTGCATGGTTTTTCTTTTATATTGTGACATGAGCAACAACATACACAACAAATAACTATTTAAAATAATTTGgaacaaaataaaaaatgttacaTGAAATATAAAAATGGAAGTTTTGGACATAATTAAATGAGGATAACACATATTaataaattaaagaaataaaatgaagataattaatttcaaaggaattttttattttaattaataagtgAAAGGGTATTTgtaatgaaatatttaaaaaatagatTGTATTTATAATGAATAGATCAACATAATACATTTTATCAAAGAAAATTGTGTGGAAATGCATGTTAAGATCCCATTAAAGTTTATAAATTTTAGTATTGTATTTGTTCGCCTTACATGGTTTGCTTAGGTAAGAGTATTTAAACTAAAAATCtattaggggagaggacccaatagttgaacaccctaacttcacacttctcaaagttctaaatggaaatttcaaatcactcccatttTTTTACAACAGCTTAATTGGCAAGTCCCCTCTTAATAACTAAGggttcagggccacatcatcaaatatgatgtcacATTAGTGttctttttgtcaaggtgtccaaaatagcccaAAAAAAGGGTGAGACCAATAGTTGTGTAAAAAGGTCCCCCatacttgtgcagttgatgtggcatcacatgatttttTAGCTTTTTACAACTaaggatacatttcattcaattatggttgtcatcatcatcatcatcaatctttttaattttttgaaattctttaataaaatatttttttagctTTTCTCTGTCTTGTGGGGTCATCCCCATACAAGTCgccaaatattaaataaatgagTAAAAATTATTTAGGGCATGGGAAAATATCATAGTTAAAGTTCAAACAATACATTTCTCAATGTTGAGATaaaaaattcacacttttaaaaataGATATCGTGAAGGTTTTTAACATAGATTTTTTAAATACAAATATGCTAGTTTTAATTAGAAATGAACTTTTGATCAATAAAAACAAATATTGATAAAACCTTCTTTTAAAACTTAAGACTTCTATCTTTATTGGGGAAAAAAAATTGAAtgcttaatttaaaatttatattataccatttccaaactttaaaaaaaaaatacagataAAACAACCCTATAATAACTCCTATTttctaaaattaaattattttttattcttttaaaaatttGCCTACTATCATTAAGCTTTAGTTAGCGTTTATTTGAAGTTAAAGTTAGTGTTTTAACGATAGATCACCTCCTCATTCAGTTGCATGAGAATCGCATGTTTGACGTGTCCCTCGCCAACTTGCTGTAAACACGCTTTTTCTTAAAAAAGTTTGTAGATTAGTTTGTAGTTTGGATATGATCAAATTGCATGGCTTGTCGATCTATACAGATCTTTATACCAAATACAGAGCCTTATATAGGGTTCGACCCTTGTTTTTTCTTCACAATTTTCTTGATTTGTCCTCGCCTGTTTTAGGGtatggatttttggatttttcattagGTATCACTGCAAATGTTTTAAAAATGATAGATTTTTTTTCTATCTGTTTAAAGAATGATAGATTTGCTTGAACATAAATAGTAGATTTTGAATTGGAGCAAATTACTGTAGATCTATGAATTGATTTTGAATTGGAGCAAAATCTGTAGATCTATGAATTGATTTAGGTATCACTGTGTTGTGAATTGAATTTAAAGGATCATTGAATATTGTTTTAAAGTTATGAtgatttgcatgatagattttggaGTGAAGCAAAGTAATTTCTAGATTAAAGTATCACATTGCATGAACTTAATAATGTATGTATTTGTAATCTCTAGATTTATGAATTGAATTTAGATATATGATTGCAGATGTGAATATGGTAGTTGGGTTGGCGATTAATATGCTAgttgattttattttttctttccattAAGTATTTATAGGATGCAGTAATGATCTGTTTTAAATTGGATTGCATGTAATGTTTGAATAAATGTATGCTGGGGTTTTACATTGTTAGTAAATGGGTTGATTTTAGGGTTGCAAAATGATTTATCGATTATTCCTTTGCATGTGAGAGTGTTCTAATTTTTCTTCAATTTGTTGGTCCAAGGTTTTCTTCAGCTAAAATATTCAGTATCTGACCTGTCTGTTACTGTTCGAAATTTTGTTGGTCTACAGGAATCAGTGTGAATTAAGGTTAAATCGTAAGTAAACAATGGAAGCTGCACCCAAGAGAGTTTTGACCCCAGCCTTGCCCAAGGAGATAATCAGTTCTGAGGGTGGGCGTTATCAAGTATGGCTGAGCTCAGATTTGAGTCTGCTGTCTGAAGGAAGAATTGGAGCAGCCAAACTCATTCTCAACTACCTCGGCTTTTCCTTGCCAAAGTACTCGGACTCTTCTAAGGTCTGTTATGTGCTTGGAGGTATGTATCTAGTTTCcaatcttcctttttttttttcgaCAAAGAGATACCATTTGTGTCAATTGAGGCTGTAACAAATTATATTGTAAGGCAAGAAACAAATCAGTAATTatatattgcatttaatgcaagCCCTCTTTAGGTTTAGGATCAACTGAATGCAAGGCCTATTATTAATATGTTTTAAGGCTCTAGATCTACGGGAAAAAGAAAATCAGGGCAATTACAAATTCTATAAGAATAATATGTGTGATCAATGATAAAATATTGTTGGTTTAGAtcaacattttcaaatattttttctgAAGTAAAAAACCTAAAATGGACTGTGACAGAAAAAAGTGCAATCCGTTTATCACCAAAATTTCAAGGATTCATATAGGGTTGCTTGTTTTACATATCTTAATTTTCTTCTTAGTATAATTTACCAGTACTAGTATTTGACATGCAACAGCACCCTCATGCAACGTAAAATGGACTGTGACAGAAAAAAGTGCAATCCGTTTATTACCAAAATTCCAAGGATTCATATAGGGTTGCTTGTTTTACATATCTTAATTTTTTTCTTAGTATAATTTACCAGTACTAGTATTTGACATGCAACAGCACCCTCATGCCTCTCAATTTTCTGTTAAAGGGTATTTTCAGGTAATGTGTATGTACTAATCTCACTCCATGGTTATTACATGCAGGATCAGGAATTTGTGGCATAGTTCTGCCTGAGGCAGACTCAGAACGGGTGGTCAAGGTTAAGAGAGGAGATGCTATTGCAGTTCCCTTTGGAGTGGTGAGCTGGTGGTTTAATGACAACTCCTCAGAGGAGCTGGAGGTCCTCTTCCTTGGGGATACATCAAAAGCCCACCGAACAGGGGAGTTCACGGTATGTGTTCTTAAACCATGACCAAGAATCATTCCATTCCATTCTAATCATTTCTGTTAATGACCCTCTACATATATCTTTGCAGGATTTTGATCTCATTGGTGGCATTTCATTCCATTCTAGTCATTTCTGTTAATGACCCTCTACATATATCTTTGCAGGATTTTGATCTCATTGGTGGCTCAAATGGGATGTACCGTGGATTTAGCAAAAGATTTATGTGCAGAGCGTGGGATCTGAATGAAAGTGAGCTCAACCGTGTTATGAGTAGCCAATCTGGAAGTGGAATTGTTAAATTAGAGGAAGGAACAAGCATGCCCACCCCTGAAGCCGAAGCAGGGGACAATCTAACACTGGTTTTCAATTGTGAGGAAGCCAAACCGGACATTGATATTGACAATGGAGGCCGTGTAGTGGTGCTCACTAGTAATTATTTGCCAATCTTGAAGGAATTAGGGTTGGGAGCAGACCTTGTTAAAATCGATAAGGTAATCTCCCATTTTAATAATACAATGTTTCTCACTAAAATAGTTCTATTGAGAATGGTACTTTTGCTAGCAGTATATTTGATTTGATTGGTGAATGTAATATTATCAGTATGCAATGTGTTCACCTGGGCATTCATCGGATTCAGCATTCCAAGTGACATATATAATTAAAGGCAGCGGAAGGGTTGAGGTTGTGGGCATGGATGGGGAGAAGGTGCTGGAGTTTGATTTACAGGCTGGTTATCTGTTCATTGTTCCCCGATTCTATATTGTTTCCAAGATTGCTGGAGATGAAGGGATGCAATGGTTCTCTATCATTACTACACCCGAGTAAGTGCCATAATAATTTTCTGTTCAACTGTTCAATTAAATTGATTTAATTCTCAGTAAGATTCCTTCTTCTAACACCAAATGTCTCTGTTGGGTATAGTCCCGTGTTTCTTAATCATGCAGGTAAGACTGGTGTGTTGAAGGCCCTATCAAAGGAGATTTTTGCAGCCACCTTCAATGTAGATGAGGAGACTGAGGCTCTGTTTCGCTCTAAACGAACCCAGGATGCTGTTTTTTTCCCTCCCACCAAAAATGAGTGACATTTTGGGGGCATTGTAGGCCCTCAATATGATATGCATTTCCATTGGTTTGGATCTTGTTTTTAATTTGTAAGAATCCTCCATTTTCCTGTTCCGACATCCCATAATTTGGACCTTGTGTGCTTTTCTATTCTGAATCTCCCAAATTCTTGTTTTGGTTGATATTCCATAATGGAAGACAATAAATGACTGTATGATTTAATTGGATAGAGTTTTGATGCTCTTTGGTCCTTGGTGTTTCTTTGGCATGTTGATTGCATGTGcattgattatattgattgcatgTGCATTGATTATATTGCTTGGattgagaaaatgatttttttgtGCAATTCTCTAGCAGACGatcaaataattttcaaatatcattCTTATGTTGGATGAAAACAATTTATTCTGAGAATTTATAATATTGTAGCTTACACAATAGAATTGTCATTTCATATTTTGTTATGAGAAAAATAGTCTATAGAAATTAAGTATATGATTAACATACTTCAATGCCTAGAAATTATAAAATAGCATTATTAAAATTTCTACTATAAATATACATTAGTAGTTATATAACAAGAACTGCAAGCAGCGTAGTTCCTGCCAAGCACTGGCAGGCAGGAAATGTGATGTTTGGTGTGGCAAAGCAGAAGAGATGaaatctattttattattattattttgatttaatcAAAAGTAGATTTCAGATAATTATAAATGCAACTATCAAAGTCATTCAGATAATTGCAAGATGaaatctattttattattattttgatttagtTATAAGTAGATTTCAGATAATTATAAATGCAACTGTCAAAGTCATTCAGATAATTGTAAATGCAACTATCAAAGCCATTAGGAAAGAAGAGATATATTAGTATATGCAATATCCGCCTAACAAGTATAAgaaagaatatatatatgtatactaaATGTGTCGGTTTGCATTCCTTTCTGATCACATTGTCAACTGA is a genomic window of Cryptomeria japonica chromosome 7, Sugi_1.0, whole genome shotgun sequence containing:
- the LOC131044141 gene encoding 11S globulin seed storage protein 2 → MEAAPKRVLTPALPKEIISSEGGRYQVWLSSDLSLLSEGRIGAAKLILNYLGFSLPKYSDSSKVCYVLGGSGICGIVLPEADSERVVKVKRGDAIAVPFGVVSWWFNDNSSEELEVLFLGDTSKAHRTGEFTDFDLIGGSNGMYRGFSKRFMCRAWDLNESELNRVMSSQSGSGIVKLEEGTSMPTPEAEAGDNLTLVFNCEEAKPDIDIDNGGRVVVLTSNYLPILKELGLGADLVKIDKYAMCSPGHSSDSAFQVTYIIKGSGRVEVVGMDGEKVLEFDLQAGYLFIVPRFYIVSKIAGDEGMQWFSIITTPDPVFLNHAGKTGVLKALSKEIFAATFNVDEETEALFRSKRTQDAVFFPPTKNE